A window of Chloroflexota bacterium contains these coding sequences:
- a CDS encoding prepilin-type N-terminal cleavage/methylation domain-containing protein, whose amino-acid sequence MKIRRFIRKRLGGFHRGQRGVTLIELLIVVVILGIIAGIVIPSVGAFKTSGTLSAANSEVANVKTAATAYLAENDEWPATSADVIPYLDKGPKGEYTFNTTTGNISDAAPGGWGDSIAWDAANQKWIKAS is encoded by the coding sequence ATGAAGATCAGGAGGTTTATCAGAAAGAGGCTGGGAGGGTTCCACCGCGGGCAGAGAGGTGTCACCCTGATTGAGCTGCTGATCGTGGTGGTCATCCTGGGCATCATCGCCGGTATCGTTATCCCCAGCGTCGGCGCCTTCAAGACGTCCGGGACCTTGAGCGCGGCGAACAGTGAAGTTGCCAACGTGAAGACGGCGGCCACGGCCTATCTGGCAGAAAATGACGAGTGGCCGGCCACCTCGGCTGACGTAATCCCCTATCTGGACAAAGGCCCTAAGGGAGAATACACCTTCAATACCACCACCGGCAACATAAGTGACGCCGCTCCAGGCGGTTGGGGTGATAGCATCGCATGGGATGCAGCTAACCAGAAGTGGATAAAGGCGTCGTAA